A genomic segment from Nitrospira sp. encodes:
- a CDS encoding Mobile element protein, with protein sequence MARRELRDDQWRPIKDLLPGKASDPGRTATDNRTCVDAVLWIARTGAPGRELPKQFGVWNSVFQRYNRWSRAGVWERMFRQLSGDPDVAYVMIDSTSVRAHQHSAGAKGGLKRRRPLVVRRAG encoded by the coding sequence ATGGCGAGACGCGAGTTACGGGATGATCAATGGAGGCCCATCAAGGACTTGTTACCTGGCAAGGCGAGCGATCCGGGGCGGACGGCGACGGATAACCGAACATGTGTGGATGCCGTGCTATGGATCGCACGGACCGGTGCGCCCGGGCGTGAGTTGCCGAAGCAGTTCGGGGTATGGAACAGCGTATTCCAGCGGTATAACCGGTGGTCGAGGGCGGGCGTGTGGGAGCGGATGTTTCGCCAGCTGTCCGGTGATCCGGACGTTGCGTACGTGATGATCGACTCCACCAGCGTCCGTGCTCACCAGCATTCCGCTGGCGCAAAAGGGGGACTCAAGAGACGGAGGCCCTTGGTCGTTCGAAGGGCGGGTTGA
- a CDS encoding Type I restriction-modification system, DNA-methyltransferase subunit M, translating into MAIKKSDLYSSLWASCDELRGGMDASQYKDYVLFMLFIKYISDKYADSDDFAPPVVIPKGASFKDMIALKGKPNIGEKINTQVIQPLIEANQRLARSDFPDFNDPNKLGEGDAMVQRLTNLIAIFESQALDFSKHRAEHDDILGDAYEYLIRHFATESGKSKGQFYTPAEVSRVIAKVIGIAPGNTRAATTAYDPTCGSGSLLLKVAAEAGKHITLEGQEKDVTTVGLARMNMILHNFPGAHILSGNTLAAPKFKDPAPNGKERLRTYDYVIANPPFSDKTWSTGLIPAQDAFQRFA; encoded by the coding sequence ATGGCCATCAAAAAATCAGATCTCTACTCCTCCCTCTGGGCCTCCTGCGACGAACTCCGGGGCGGCATGGACGCCAGTCAGTACAAGGACTACGTCCTGTTCATGTTGTTCATCAAGTACATCTCGGACAAATATGCCGACTCCGATGACTTCGCGCCGCCGGTCGTCATTCCGAAGGGCGCGAGCTTCAAGGACATGATTGCCCTGAAGGGCAAGCCCAACATCGGCGAGAAGATCAACACCCAGGTGATCCAACCGCTGATCGAAGCCAACCAGCGACTCGCCCGCAGCGACTTCCCGGACTTCAACGACCCGAACAAACTCGGCGAAGGCGACGCAATGGTGCAGCGTCTGACCAACCTGATCGCCATCTTCGAGAGCCAAGCGCTCGATTTCTCAAAGCACCGCGCTGAGCACGATGACATCCTTGGTGACGCCTACGAATACCTCATACGTCACTTCGCCACGGAGAGCGGCAAGAGCAAGGGGCAGTTTTACACGCCCGCCGAGGTCAGCCGCGTCATCGCCAAGGTAATCGGCATCGCGCCGGGCAACACCAGAGCCGCCACCACCGCCTACGACCCGACCTGCGGCTCCGGCTCGCTGCTGCTCAAGGTCGCCGCCGAAGCAGGCAAACACATCACGCTGGAAGGGCAGGAGAAGGATGTGACCACGGTGGGTCTCGCCCGCATGAACATGATCCTGCACAATTTCCCCGGGGCGCACATCCTCTCCGGCAACACCCTTGCGGCGCCGAAGTTCAAAGACCCGGCGCCCAACGGCAAGGAACGGCTCCGAACCTACGACTATGTCATCGCCAATCCCCCGTTTTCGGACAAGACCTGGAGCACGGGCCTGATTCCCGCGCAGGATGCTTTCCAGCGCTTTGCCTGA
- a CDS encoding Type I restriction-modification system, DNA-methyltransferase subunit M, translated as MKGTGKAACILPHGVLFRGGAEAVIRRKLVESGILKGIIGLPANLFYGTGIPACILVLDKDNAVGRKGIFFIDASRGFIKDGNKNRLREQDIHRIVDIFRKQTDVPRYARMVGMDEIADAKNDWNLNLPRYIDATEPEDLQDIDGHLRGGIPERDLEALGNYWQVIPGVRSTLFQSAGRRGYAHVKLPLTEVKAAIFGHAEFTAFVAKVNRIFNRWKAGNLPRLKGFDRDGHPKPLIEQIAEDLLAAFRTAPLLDAYDVYQHLMDYWHATMQDDCYLIAGDGWKAGAQLREIVKVKDKNNKLTWPEPHDYEIGKRRFKADLIPVALMIARYFEAERKAIEDLEATLAATEQQLDELREEQGGEEGLLAEVIEGEGDKQKITAKAIKARLKEIGKDPDYADEVKALKDYDALLDRQTEIKSKFKAAREELDKKLHAKYPKLSPDEIKALVVDDKWLAALAVSVQSELDRVSQTLTSRIRQLAERYAAPMPKLVDDVAALAARVEKHLKKMGAVSK; from the coding sequence ATGAAGGGCACCGGTAAAGCCGCCTGCATCCTACCCCACGGCGTGCTGTTTCGTGGCGGGGCGGAGGCGGTCATTCGCCGCAAGCTCGTCGAGAGCGGCATCCTCAAAGGCATCATCGGGCTACCCGCGAACCTGTTCTACGGCACCGGCATTCCCGCCTGCATCCTCGTGCTGGATAAAGACAACGCGGTCGGACGCAAGGGCATCTTCTTCATCGACGCCAGCCGCGGCTTCATCAAAGACGGCAACAAGAACCGTCTGCGCGAGCAGGACATCCATCGCATCGTGGACATCTTTCGCAAGCAAACCGACGTGCCGCGTTACGCCCGCATGGTCGGCATGGATGAAATCGCGGACGCCAAAAACGACTGGAACCTCAACCTGCCGCGCTACATCGACGCGACCGAACCGGAAGACCTGCAAGACATCGACGGCCACCTGCGCGGCGGCATCCCCGAACGCGACCTCGAAGCCCTCGGCAACTATTGGCAAGTGATTCCCGGTGTGCGCTCGACGCTGTTCCAATCAGCCGGCCGTCGCGGCTACGCGCACGTGAAACTCCCCCTCACAGAGGTCAAGGCTGCGATCTTCGGCCACGCCGAGTTCACCGCCTTCGTGGCGAAGGTCAACCGGATCTTCAATCGCTGGAAGGCCGGTAACCTCCCACGCCTCAAGGGCTTCGACCGGGACGGCCATCCCAAGCCACTCATCGAGCAGATCGCCGAAGACCTGCTTGCCGCCTTCCGCACTGCGCCGCTGCTCGACGCCTACGACGTTTATCAGCACCTGATGGACTATTGGCACGCCACGATGCAGGACGACTGCTATCTCATCGCCGGCGACGGCTGGAAAGCCGGCGCGCAGCTCCGCGAAATCGTCAAGGTCAAGGACAAGAACAACAAGCTCACCTGGCCGGAGCCACACGACTATGAGATCGGCAAGCGCCGGTTCAAGGCGGACCTCATTCCTGTGGCACTGATGATCGCCCGCTACTTCGAAGCCGAACGGAAGGCCATCGAGGACCTGGAAGCCACACTCGCCGCCACAGAGCAGCAGCTCGACGAACTGAGGGAGGAACAGGGCGGCGAAGAAGGCCTGCTGGCCGAGGTGATCGAGGGCGAAGGCGACAAGCAGAAGATCACGGCCAAGGCCATCAAGGCGCGGCTCAAGGAAATCGGCAAAGACCCGGACTATGCCGACGAGGTTAAGGCGCTGAAGGACTATGACGCGTTGCTCGACAGGCAGACTGAGATCAAGAGCAAGTTCAAAGCTGCGCGGGAGGAGTTGGACAAGAAGCTGCACGCCAAATATCCAAAGCTCTCCCCGGACGAGATCAAGGCGCTGGTCGTGGATGACAAGTGGCTGGCCGCGCTCGCCGTCTCTGTGCAAAGCGAACTCGATCGTGTTTCACAAACCCTCACCAGCCGCATCCGGCAATTGGCTGAACGCTATGCCGCGCCGATGCCCAAACTCGTCGATGACGTGGCAGCCCTCGCCGCGCGGGTGGAGAAACATCTCAAGAAGATGGGAGCGGTATCGAAGTGA
- a CDS encoding Type I restriction-modification system, specificity subunit S — translation MRAAYKQTEVGIIPEEWEVCPVRQKGAVVTGKALAVNAPGQQRPYLRTKNVFDGRIEIDDVLTMPMTEEQFAQFRIRNGDVLLNEGQSLELVGRCAIYQDEYPEPCAIQNALLRFRAHAGVSNKFASYLFRHCQQTGVFARIALQTTSVAISAVQDSSDFASRGQLRPNSASSLQH, via the coding sequence GTGAGGGCGGCCTACAAGCAGACGGAGGTTGGAATCATCCCAGAAGAATGGGAGGTTTGCCCTGTTCGTCAGAAAGGTGCGGTCGTGACTGGAAAGGCATTAGCAGTAAATGCGCCTGGACAGCAGCGGCCCTATCTTCGAACCAAGAACGTCTTTGATGGCCGAATTGAAATTGATGATGTCCTGACGATGCCAATGACTGAGGAGCAATTCGCGCAATTTCGAATCCGAAATGGTGACGTGCTCCTTAACGAAGGGCAGAGCCTGGAGCTTGTTGGTCGCTGCGCCATTTATCAGGACGAATACCCAGAACCATGTGCCATTCAGAATGCGCTTTTGCGTTTCAGGGCACACGCAGGAGTCTCTAACAAATTTGCCTCTTACCTATTCCGACACTGCCAGCAGACCGGCGTGTTCGCTCGGATTGCACTTCAAACCACGTCCGTAGCCATCTCGGCGGTTCAAGATTCGAGCGACTTTGCCTCGCGTGGCCAACTGAGGCCGAACAGCGCGTCATCGCTACAGCACTGA
- a CDS encoding Type I restriction-modification system, specificity subunit S translates to MDALLGALDRLIAKKRNLKQATMQQLLTGQTRLPGFNGEWETKRLGACLLSRPDYGINAPAVPYSDQLPTYIRITDISENGQFSPNPRFSVEASNANRYYLHAGDVVFARTGASVGKSYLYQPNDGDLVFAGFLIRARPNPEILLPAFLTTYAATKPYWDWVRFMSMRSGQPGINGSEYAQLTLLLPPTSEQTAIAAVLSDMDAEIDALEARRAKTRDLKQAMMQELLTGRTRLVQPEATDA, encoded by the coding sequence GTGGATGCGCTGCTGGGCGCGCTGGACCGGCTCATCGCCAAGAAGCGCAACCTCAAACAGGCAACCATGCAGCAACTCCTCACCGGCCAAACCCGCCTGCCCGGCTTCAACGGGGAGTGGGAGACGAAGCGGTTGGGGGCTTGCCTCCTTTCACGGCCAGACTATGGCATCAACGCGCCTGCCGTTCCATACTCCGACCAGCTCCCAACATACATTCGCATCACCGACATATCCGAGAATGGACAGTTTAGTCCGAATCCACGATTCTCGGTCGAGGCATCGAATGCCAACCGGTACTACTTGCATGCGGGAGACGTTGTCTTTGCAAGAACGGGAGCAAGCGTCGGGAAGTCCTATCTGTATCAACCTAATGACGGAGATCTGGTATTCGCTGGATTCTTGATTCGAGCTCGACCAAACCCTGAAATCCTCCTTCCCGCTTTCTTGACCACATATGCAGCAACGAAACCGTACTGGGATTGGGTGCGATTTATGTCGATGCGGAGCGGGCAGCCCGGCATCAATGGCAGTGAATATGCACAACTAACGCTATTGCTCCCGCCCACATCTGAGCAAACCGCCATCGCTGCCGTCCTTTCCGACATGGACGCCGAGATCGACGCCCTCGAAGCCCGCCGCGCAAAGACCCGCGACCTGAAGCAGGCCATGATGCAAGAACTGCTCACCGGCAGGACACGACTCGTGCAACCGGAGGCCACCGATGCCTGA